From Dendropsophus ebraccatus isolate aDenEbr1 chromosome 10, aDenEbr1.pat, whole genome shotgun sequence:
AAATTGTAGTTCTTCTCTTCTTTGTACCAGCTGTCCGCAACCTCTTGTcctgaaataaagaaaaaaaaaaaaaaaaaaattatcactaTGATGTCAATACTGCAATTACATTGGTAACCACCAGATGGCAATGGAGAACCACAcagcaaaggtaaaaaaaaattgtaattccaCTGATGACCACCAGATGGCAGAAGCAATTCAACTCAAAGTGCCACAAagcacctttttttaaaaaaaaaaaaatacactgtgtctggtgctgcagcttagttccatttatgtaccacacataacctgaggacagatgtggcactgttttCGGAAGACAGCAGTTATGCTTTACTAGTTGTGGACACCCCCTTTAAGGTGTCCCAGTCCAGAAGGCCTAGATTGTGAAAAGTGGCCCTGACCTGTCACAGTGATGGACGGACTTCCCGTTTTAGCCCAAATATTCTCTCCGCAGGAGGTGTCACTGTGCTTCAACGTCTTTAAGGTTAGGAGATGCTCCGCCCACTTCTGGGCGTCTTGACTAATGCGGCTGTTCAGCTGCAGGGGCTTGGCCCCGTGTTGGGAGCGGTAAGCGTTGTTCGCCTTCAGGAACTCCTGCGCAAATGTTCTTGAGTCCACTGAGTAATGAAACACAGAGTCAGTGACCAGGTATGGGGACTATTGGTcaatcccctcccccacactaaAAACTCTGAACCCCCCTCTAGAAGCAACACTATGGTCCAGGCCACAGGACTGGTGGTCTACCCAACAGCCCCTCATCCACATCCACCGATTCCAGTCAAGTCTACACCATACAGATCTTTTCTACGTTACCTGTAGATGATGATGAGGACTCCCCCCCGCGTGCGGGCAGATAATAGGTGGTGCTGGTGGAGGACGGCCCGCGGTCACTGGGGCTTGTAGCGGACTCCGTCACTGGGGTTCCCTTGGGCAGAACATTCTTCTGGAAGTAGCCCGGGTTGGTGATGTTCCCGGCCGGACTGTATTGTGCTACTGCGATCACCATCCCTTTACCATCCACAGCCTTGGCAATGCCAACTTCTCGAGAGTCCTTCCAAACCACCTGCGTAAAGTGACCTGAAAGGGACAAAGCGGTTCAGCTATGTCATTATCAATGGAAGATCCTTCCATCAAGACCAAGCTACATCTAAGGCcacccatgtcaggaactgtccagagcagcagcaaagccccatagaaaacctctcctgctctggacagttcctgacatggacagaggtggcagcagagagcactgtgtcagactaaaaataatacaccacttcctgcaggacatacagcagctgataagtactggaagactggagatttttaagtagaagcaaTTTGCAGATCTGTATACCAGTTTACAAATGTATTAAGAATAATCTTCCAGCATtgcctgcttgttcagtgtctgtacTCTGTTACTCTGATGCATTATATGTTCTGTCCTGTCATCTGTTGTAGGAAAgtcctgctgccccctgctggatagAAGCTCAGCTGTTTGGGGGGTGATAAACTTGTTGACTGTTTCCATTAGTGACCGGCAGAATGTTCGTCATTGGATAATTATAGTTTATTAACCAAATCCATTTGGAAAATGCACAGAATATAATTActacacacagtcacatacattcATAGATGGATAGGAGAACCCCTCACTGAGAACCATCAGAGGTGAAGCTCCTGGGCCACCATATCTGTAGCAGGGATCCCACTAGTTATTATTCATAGTATTATAGAAAGGAAGACAAAGGGGCTTCGGGGTCCACACAGTCACTCTTCTAGGTCTTCAATGTACTGCACTCTCCTGCGGACTGAACTGTAGGACTTGATCGGTTGTCCTAGTCTGGGTCCTTGATGTGACAGCTGGACCGCTCCCTACGGAATAACTATTGGAAATACTGGGATCCCCACCTGTGTTGGTCTGGAAACCAGGCTTGCTAAAGTTGTAGTCCTTTATCTCGTTGTACCAAGTATCCACAACCTCGGAGCCTAAAGAACATACAAAGAAACTCTCATAAAAACAGCGTACAAACTTGGAGACTAAAGAACATACTgagaagcagtaaaaaaaaaaaacagtgtacaACCTCAGAGCCTAAAAAACATACaaagaaactaaaaaaaacagCGTACATGCCCAAGGACAAGAGTGGGTTCAATGCCCATGGATGAAGCAGGATTTCATGCTGCACCAGGTTATCATAGATGTTTTACTTATGTTCCCCTCATAGGAAAAATGGGGGGCATCCAAAAAGTTTCCTGGCAATTCTTCCAACGTCGCCTGTATGGTGGAGTCCTCACCTGATGCGTCTCTGACGCTTGAGTTCCACTTGTACCAGAGGTTCTCTCCATGGTTGGTGTTGCTGTGCTGTAGTGCGTTGATGGACAGAAGGTGGTCGGCCCACTTCTGACTGGATTCACACAATTCCCGGGTGAGCTGGAGGGGGGGAGCTCCATGCAGCCGCCGATACTTGTTGTGAGCGTCCAGGGCTTCTTGCTCAAAAGTGCTGAGTTTTACTGCTGAGAAATATAACATGCAAAGATTATTGCAAAGAAAGACTCCACCCGTAACTTCACCATGGACCTGCCCTCCGGTGGGCTCTAGAgagtccatggtggaaattttttgaaaatgaaaagaCTTGGTGTTGCCATAGACTCTTGAGAACATGGTGGTTGGCTCCTTAGCTGTACTTTCCAGAAGAACACTTAACCCCATTGCATTTTGACATCACCCCCAAAAAAGTTGACCAAGACAGATGTGGACAATCAAAGTGTTCGTCtactattaaagggaaactttcagcagggtcgactaatctaacctgctgatacttagCAGGTTGCACCAAATGACCTTACTAGATGGAGAATTAAACTTCGAAATGCACAGAAACAACATGGATGAAGGTAAGTGAGTAACCCTCATCCTCAATTCTCTGTACGCAATAGggagccatcagcaggttagatttgtttccctttaagaagtctGAAGACCCAACAGAAGACAGTAAATTCTGGAGGAACCATGAGAAGTGATCATGTAGACCCCCAATGTTCCACCTATCTAAGCGTCTTACCTTGCCGGCCAACCATTGCTATAGGCTTTCGATCACTTGTCTTCTCAGGCTCCGGTGACTTGTTGGCACTTGGTTTCCACCGTGAGCCGGATCCATCATTGTCCGATGCTGATGGGGCTGTTCCTGAGGGCAGAACGTTCCTCTCAAAGTAACCAGGGTTGGTGATGTTTCCCGCCGGGTTGTACTGTCCCACCACAAAGAAAAGACCACTTCCATCTGTCGCTACGCCAACGCCAACTTCTTTCGAGTCTTTCCAGACAACTTGGGTGAAGTGACCTTCATCACAGAAGACAAAagtgagaaggaggagggggaggacaacattgaATGTATATAGCCCCAAACTATTCCAGATACTAAAGCCTACCTGTGTTACTGCGGAACCCCGGCCTTCCGAAATCATAGTTCTTTATCTCATCGTACCACGAGTCAACGGCCTCCTGACCTGATGAATGGAAAAACAAGATTCTAGAGCTAAGACTTATTATTATGGAGGTTTGTTTCCCTCATCTCCTTCTAGAACCTCACGTTAGAAAGGCCTCCTACCTGGAAACAACATGAATGCCTCATGTACACCCATACATCCCACCAGAACTACTCATCACTGCTACTAGATGGAGAGTAAGATGGCAGCTGGGTGGTGGATCAAAGGTTTGGGATGTGAAGggacagtgatatagaaggaACCTGGACTTACTGGAGACTGGATTATGACTGGATTATAGATGGACAGGGGTCTAACTCCTTACCCTCTATCCAATCCCCCGCTGTGCCTGGTTCTGATactgctcctgcctagtgttgagcggagatgctaaactgttcaggtttggcaacaacCTCCGAAACCGAAACCCCTGGCATTTAATTCCTCGCGGCAACAGAGGTTGGATGCCGCTCTaaggagtccttgaaaacatggaaacagcctatggcctatggttgtatccatattttccatgaCTGGCTAGATAAAGTGCAAGGAGTGCCAATACACTATCTTAGAAAATCTATATACTCATAACCAAAGAAAGAACATAAAAAGAAGTATGCACACAGCCTCTCCGCTGAACTCTAGTTATAATAGAAAAAGTCAGGACTTTATAAGCTTATAATATCACACGTGGATCAGTAACACGTTATACGGTAACCACCTACACCGCTTCACTTATGTTGTTGAAAGCAACTTGGCCGCGGTTCAGCGAATGTGCTGCCAATTCCTTTATGAAGCAGAGCTGACTCTGCGCCATGGCCGGGCCGGGCCTCATGATGATTACATTTGTATGGGTTATGAATACACACAGGATAATGTTGATGCTccgtaatactgcaggttacccAACACAcccagagcacacaggggtcacAGAGGTCACACAGTGTGCAGAAGGGggcccagccctacaccagcacctTTATTCTCAGGATCGGGGGACCCCGGATGATAACTATTTTATCACTGGCTGGACTTCCCCTTCAATCCGAAATGCAAGTGAAAGGAAAACATTGTCATAGAGGGAGCCGGGCTATAAATGGTGTCATATGTTATACTAAGGCCTGAGAGGGTGCGACGTACATAGGCTTTATAGCAATCACCGGTGGAGGAACCTGACATGTGATCAAATCTCCTGCACCATTACATGGTGTCTATTCAGATGTGTCATGAGTGGGAGACATTACTTATAGTCTCAACCTGCTCTGCTAGTAAAACATGGACCCCCAACCCACTAAGCCACACAGTCCCTTAAAACGGGTTGGtcacccccaaaaaatttttttcttcaatcaactggtgccagaaagtgctatagatttgtagtttacttgtaTTTACAAATaccaattcttccagtacttatcagctgctatatgtgctgcaggaagtgtattctctctagtctgacacagcgctctctgctgccacctctgtccatgtcaggaactgtccagagcagcagcaaatccccatagaaaacctctcctgctctggacagttcctgacatggacagaggtggcagcagagagcgctgtgtcagactggaaagaatacaccccttcctgcaggatatatgcagtgtcccagagaggAGTCCACTGTCTTTCCTAAACAGGTGTGATAGCTAAAAGTACACaagggttaactgatgtctctaTTATTGAGTGTGTATTTCCTGCCACTGTCTTCTGATATTTTGctaaccaatccctgagctagttACCTCAGGGGCTCTATcctatcacagagggttattCTAAGTGTATTAGCCAATCAGATCCACTTCTgttagccatatatatatatatatatatatatatatatatatatatatagtggggtggAACTTATGGGTTTAGTTCTCAGTTGTGGCCTTGTATTGCCAGAGAGTATGAACAAGGGCAACATCGCAGAACCTGCTGACCATGTGCCTCCCGGTCCTGACCTGCCGCCATGAGCCTTGTGTGGGACTTCTGTATTTCCTTCTGTCTACTAGATCCTAGCCATGTCAGTAGTTTAGACAAGTGCAAAGGCAGAGTGTCTACTGTAACTTGCTagcatgtccttaaagggtctCCAGGACAACTAGCTCTTCCACTAGGTGGACCTATAATCTCTATAGCATGTCACTGTGCCcacatagtagtatcagcagATGTCCTTTCCTATGGATTCAGGACTTGCTTGTGACAGCCTCAGCCGAGCCACTGTGCCTAAATAGACCCCTAATCCGTTGCCGCAGTATCCTAATTGACCCACGCTCtacaactaaagcccctatttcacggggcAATTagaaggagcaagtgagcggCGACCTGTCAGCGCTTGCTTGGTCCTCATTCCCCGCCCACTGCCGACACTATTACACATGCCatcagtgagcgggtaagtgcgggagggctgcccgggtgatcgctagatcattcgGGCAGCCCAGAGGATAACGGTTATTACATCGAgccacggcagcagatcactgctatgtaGATCGCTGATGTTTTAAAAAGttggaagacaatgatcagcagacattgtgcatgtcgttGTCTTctatacacaaagcgattatcggccgtaataaGCCTCAGTATTGCTCCAGTGTGCTCCTGTATTACAAAGCTCTATTGTACTTGTAAAGATTGTCAAGTCTTATCAGgcctctccatatatatatatatatatatatatatatatatatacacacacacacacacatacacacacacacacacacacacactgtatatatatatatcttctaaaGCGTATGTGGTTGCTGTGTATCTACCTTCCTGCTGGAGTTTCATCCCTTTGAACAAAAGACTGTTGTAGCCAAAACTGTGAAGTTCTATCTATACTTGTCGAACCAGCGCTCAGGGGTGGCCAGCTGGTCCCACTTTTTGCCTGTGTAGTGCCCCCTCCTCTCCAACAtatgccccctgctttgctgcTGCCTCCCCGCGGCCCgacacacatacagcagctgataagtatgggaagttttgagatttttaagtagaagtaaattacaaatctatatacctttctggcactagttgatttaaaagaaaacattttatttgtgaactacccctttaagacctattgatcctaagggtatgttcacaggcgagtattcagcgaggaattgtagaggaaagttttctgcttgaaattctacgcctattcagctctggcagaataggagcagaatgcaagcggaattaaagcagaatgcaagcagaatttaagcccccatagacttctatcggatccctctagcagaatccacccaaagaattgacatgtaaattctctgtacatattttacgggagtcatttcaagctgaaataggagcggattcctcttcaattcctcggtGTGAACCTATAAGCAAAAGTAGTGATGGggctgaggattttctgcaggacTATGGTGATCTGGTATCTGCAGGGATTACCTGGGAGCTctcgggtgctggagctgtattTGTAGTACAGGTTCTCTCCATGGTCCGTCCCGCTGTGTTTGAGGGTCCGGATGGACAGCAGGTGGTCCGCCCAGGCCTGTGCTGAGCGGCAGAGGTCTCGGTTGAGCTGCAGTGGAGGGGCGCCGTGTTTCCTCCTGTATATGTTATGGGCCGACACAAAGTCTCTCTCAAACTGGTTTCCTTCAGTACCTAAAAGAAAAAGATGCTGTGTGAGTCACGGACATAGTCCGATCCACGGACCTCAGAAGATATTAGTAACGTCCTGTTCCCTTCCCTGGAGTATCCACATGGACGCAAGAAGATCTGAGTGTGATTTACTGCAGCTTCCTTGGGTCAAATAAGACGGAATCACGTTATATGACTTCTGAAGAAAAGTGGGGTGCACTCTGTTTGGGGGGAATctcttggtgggggggggggatctcctgCCTTATGCTCAGGAGGCAAAGGCAACCTTAATCACAATCTTGCAAACCACTTTCTATCTGTAAGGCACCCGGCCATAGCAGGAGCTCTCCCCCGCTGCCCCTTCTGCAGTTAGGGACCAGACCCATCTAGCTCCACCCTTTGCAATAGAAGGAATAAGGGGAAAATAACATGTTCTCTCCAAGATTTCTACAAGTCCTTAGACTTAtgatactgtctctttaagaagctCCTTAAAGGAATTGTTCATAGTGAGATAGGATTATAAGAAACAGTTCTGTCCATAGAAGCCTTCATTACCGGTGGGTATCCCATTGCAGCCAGTGGGCAGCCATCCTTGCCAATGACGAAGATAATCCTAGAGAACCAAGAACCAGGGCATCGGATTCTAACTAAAGAGAAAGGGTCCCAGTAGGTGCCCGCTGCCCGTTAGGGTCACATGAATGTAATAGGGTCACATTATCACTACTAGAACACCTCTTAAGTAGCGTTTGCCCAAGATAAGGTTGTAAGGCTTTTGATGTCCGTCATTGGTGTCCGCTGACACCCAGGATGCCAGCGTATACTGTGacatacagcagggggcgccatttTTTAGTGGCATAAATCGGGCCACTTTCTTCTGCGCTGTGGAGTTCTGTTAAATGACCCGAATTAgttgccactagatggcgccattgGAGCCACTGAAACGAATGTTGCCTGCTGGTGTacaccacagtatacagtatggctACCTGGGATGGAGATCAGATAGaccgtgtgaatgcagccctacATTCCAGCCGCTATTCTGGGATCTGGGATCACTATGGGCTCGCAGACGGCCCACACCCTGCAgactctgcagaacattacaggcAGATTTGGGCTTTCCTTAAGGCGGCCCACGTCATTCCAATCACCACAGTCACCGGCTACGGATGAATCACTACATTGTACTGTAAGGAATCTCCAAGGGGCTTCAGATGGACGAGtctccccccacatacacacagtccATACTAGGAAGCCGACCGAgctgcaagaagggggggggggatctatatactctatatactactggagattCCTTCCTAATGTAGAACACTCTCTGATGCTGTGCTCCCTGGAAAGCCTGGTGGCAACCAATACAGTCAGCATtatggctgtcacccagctttcctaggctcCCGAATGGAAGATGGGACATGGGAAAGCTGTGTGGCATATACAGCCATGTCCCCCAGCATATAAGGGGTTAATCCACTGCTATAAGAGCATCGATACGCCCATGTAAGCCCTGTCCTGACATGAATCTACACCCCGTTGCTGTTAATTGTCTGTCATGGTGGCGGATTTCACCGTGACACAAGGATTTCACAGGTACAGAGCGGAGCGCGGGTCATGTAACACAATGCAGGGTGGGGCGCAGGGATTACACTGTGAGGGGTGTCCCCCAGCTCTGACCTCATAGCACCAGCTATAGCAATGTCCTCGTATGTGACTGTCACTATGTGGGATTTATCATCGCCTGCACTAAAGCAGAGCAGCCGCATTGCACATTTTGTTTGCACAACTTTGTGTTTttagcaaataaataaatgtgcaaACTGGAAGTCTGTGCAAGATTTTTTGTGCAAAAAGGAGGCATTCTGCACTTTTGCCACTTTGTGTTGGTGTaggacagtgatggctaacccgacactccagctgttgcaaaactacaattcccatcatgcctgaacaaccaaacatatggctttggctgcccaggcatgatggaagttgtagttttgcaacagctggatgtcgggttagccatcactg
This genomic window contains:
- the LOC138802483 gene encoding uncharacterized protein isoform X1, whose protein sequence is MLHPDNGDTVSDMAFSRKFAGLQVQEQGIDIKQFEQDFLAAHNKYRKLHGSPPLQLNRDLCKSAQKWADHLLSIRTLQHSDSDHGENLYYKSSSSPKDLAGNEPVDSWYSEIKNYDFSNSGFSSNTGHFTQVVWKESKEVGLGLATDGKKVYFLVAQYNPAGNITNPGYYERNVLPCTTASPTASVGADFQVKQANNKEPSVAKTYNDTKPVSSVDQGTEGNQFERDFVSAHNIYRRKHGAPPLQLNRDLCRSAQAWADHLLSIRTLKHSGTDHGENLYYKYSSSTRELPGQEAVDSWYDEIKNYDFGRPGFRSNTGHFTQVVWKDSKEVGVGVATDGSGLFFVVGQYNPAGNITNPGYFERNVLPSGTAPSASDNDGSGSRWKPSANKSPEPEKTSDRKPIAMVGRQAVKLSTFEQEALDAHNKYRRLHGAPPLQLTRELCESSQKWADHLLSINALQHSNTNHGENLWYKWNSSVRDASGSEVVDTWYNEIKDYNFSKPGFQTNTGHFTQVVWKDSREVGIAKAVDGKGMVIAVAQYSPAGNITNPGYFQKNVLPKGTPVTESATSPSDRGPSSTSTTYYLPARGGESSSSSTVDSRTFAQEFLKANNAYRSQHGAKPLQLNSRISQDAQKWAEHLLTLKTLKHSDTSCGENIWAKTGSPSITVTGQEVADSWYKEEKNYNFSKPGHQPDTGHFTQMVWKASKEVGVGVASSGKGMFIVVAQYHPCGNITNPGFYGRNVLPRGSRITDDDDDEDGFVKDSAPNGVIAIPDKDLKTFRKDLLNEHNKYRRLHGAGTLQLSTALTQEAQKWADHLVGVRALQNSSTEHGENLWYRWGTDTSLPTGKEVGESWYNEITKYNFSNPGFQSGSGNFTQMIWKGSTQAGFGLSTDNKGMYIAVGFYDPAGNIANKGYFEDNVLPKKK
- the LOC138802483 gene encoding uncharacterized protein isoform X3, with the protein product MAFSRKFAGLQVQEQGIDIKQFEQDFLAAHNKYRKLHGSPPLQLNRDLCKSAQKWADHLLSIRTLQHSDSDHGENLYYKSSSSPKDLAGNEPVDSWYSEIKNYDFSNSGFSSNTGHFTQVVWKESKEVGLGLATDGKKVYFLVAQYNPAGNITNPGYYERNVLPCTTASPTASVGADFQVKQANNKEPSVAKTYNDTKPVSSVDQGTEGNQFERDFVSAHNIYRRKHGAPPLQLNRDLCRSAQAWADHLLSIRTLKHSGTDHGENLYYKYSSSTRELPGQEAVDSWYDEIKNYDFGRPGFRSNTGHFTQVVWKDSKEVGVGVATDGSGLFFVVGQYNPAGNITNPGYFERNVLPSGTAPSASDNDGSGSRWKPSANKSPEPEKTSDRKPIAMVGRQAVKLSTFEQEALDAHNKYRRLHGAPPLQLTRELCESSQKWADHLLSINALQHSNTNHGENLWYKWNSSVRDASGSEVVDTWYNEIKDYNFSKPGFQTNTGHFTQVVWKDSREVGIAKAVDGKGMVIAVAQYSPAGNITNPGYFQKNVLPKGTPVTESATSPSDRGPSSTSTTYYLPARGGESSSSSTVDSRTFAQEFLKANNAYRSQHGAKPLQLNSRISQDAQKWAEHLLTLKTLKHSDTSCGENIWAKTGSPSITVTGQEVADSWYKEEKNYNFSKPGHQPDTGHFTQMVWKASKEVGVGVASSGKGMFIVVAQYHPCGNITNPGFYGRNVLPRGSRITDDDDDEDGFVKDSAPNGVIAIPDKDLKTFRKDLLNEHNKYRRLHGAGTLQLSTALTQEAQKWADHLVGVRALQNSSTEHGENLWYRWGTDTSLPTGKEVGESWYNEITKYNFSNPGFQSGSGNFTQMIWKGSTQAGFGLSTDNKGMYIAVGFYDPAGNIANKGYFEDNVLPKKK
- the LOC138802483 gene encoding uncharacterized protein isoform X2, whose product is MLHPDNGDTVSDMAFSRKFAGLQVQEQGIDIKQFEQDFLAAHNKYRKLHGSPPLQLNRDLCKSAQKWADHLLSIRTLQHSDSDHGENLYYKSSSSPKDLAGNEPVDSWYSEIKNYDFSNSGFSSNTGHFTQVVWKESKEVGLGLATDGKKVYFLVAQYNPAGNITNPGYYERNVLPCTTASPTASVGADFQVKQANNKEPSVAKTYNDTKPVSSVDQGTEGNQFERDFVSAHNIYRRKHGAPPLQLNRDLCRSAQAWADHLLSIRTLKHSGTDHGENLYYKYSSSTRELPGQEAVDSWYDEIKNYDFGRPGFRSNTGHFTQVVWKDSKEVGVGVATDGSGLFFVVGQYNPAGNITNPGYFERNVLPSGTAPSASDNDGSGSRWKPSANKSPEPEKTSDRKPIAMVGRQVKLSTFEQEALDAHNKYRRLHGAPPLQLTRELCESSQKWADHLLSINALQHSNTNHGENLWYKWNSSVRDASGSEVVDTWYNEIKDYNFSKPGFQTNTGHFTQVVWKDSREVGIAKAVDGKGMVIAVAQYSPAGNITNPGYFQKNVLPKGTPVTESATSPSDRGPSSTSTTYYLPARGGESSSSSTVDSRTFAQEFLKANNAYRSQHGAKPLQLNSRISQDAQKWAEHLLTLKTLKHSDTSCGENIWAKTGSPSITVTGQEVADSWYKEEKNYNFSKPGHQPDTGHFTQMVWKASKEVGVGVASSGKGMFIVVAQYHPCGNITNPGFYGRNVLPRGSRITDDDDDEDGFVKDSAPNGVIAIPDKDLKTFRKDLLNEHNKYRRLHGAGTLQLSTALTQEAQKWADHLVGVRALQNSSTEHGENLWYRWGTDTSLPTGKEVGESWYNEITKYNFSNPGFQSGSGNFTQMIWKGSTQAGFGLSTDNKGMYIAVGFYDPAGNIANKGYFEDNVLPKKK